The Flavobacterium praedii genome window below encodes:
- a CDS encoding T9SS C-terminal target domain-containing protein, giving the protein MLKTILLFLLVVTGSYSQIQGCTDRLAKKFNPKATENNGSCEYTSAKVKAKSTEKLSDSIKETSGLIAFEHLLWTHNDDHDTTLYGLDKKGKIQKKITLQGLKNNDWEEISQDSLYLYIGDFGNNYKGNRKDLRILRVDKKSVLENVPIIDTIAFSYENQTDFNVQKANTTDFDCEAFVVLQDSIYLFSKQWNSEKTSLYSLPKNPGTHIAQLKETLNVQGLITGATVLPMKKGIVLCGYSKMLQPFVYLLYDYKNNDFSAGNKRKIKIELPFHQVEGIASEDGKVFYLTNEATVKKPFVNTPQQIHSIDLSPYLKE; this is encoded by the coding sequence ATGCTAAAAACGATTCTACTTTTCTTACTGGTTGTAACTGGTTCTTATTCCCAAATTCAGGGCTGTACGGATCGTTTGGCGAAAAAATTCAACCCAAAAGCCACCGAAAATAATGGAAGTTGTGAGTACACATCCGCAAAAGTAAAGGCGAAATCTACAGAAAAACTAAGCGATTCGATTAAGGAAACTTCGGGTTTGATTGCTTTTGAACATTTATTATGGACACACAATGACGATCACGATACTACTCTTTATGGACTAGACAAAAAAGGAAAAATCCAGAAGAAAATTACACTACAAGGATTAAAAAACAATGACTGGGAGGAAATTTCGCAAGACAGTTTATATCTCTATATTGGTGATTTTGGGAATAATTACAAAGGCAACCGAAAAGATTTACGGATTTTGAGAGTTGATAAAAAGTCAGTTTTGGAAAACGTACCTATAATTGACACTATTGCTTTTTCGTATGAAAACCAAACGGATTTCAATGTTCAGAAAGCAAACACCACCGATTTTGACTGTGAGGCATTTGTAGTTTTACAGGACAGTATATATTTATTTAGCAAACAATGGAATAGTGAGAAAACGAGTTTGTATTCTTTACCAAAAAATCCCGGGACGCACATTGCCCAACTCAAAGAGACTCTGAATGTGCAAGGACTGATTACAGGCGCAACGGTATTACCTATGAAAAAAGGAATTGTTTTGTGTGGGTATTCAAAAATGCTTCAGCCGTTTGTATACCTATTATATGATTACAAAAACAATGATTTTTCGGCTGGGAATAAACGAAAAATTAAAATTGAACTTCCCTTTCATCAAGTTGAAGGAATTGCTAGCGAAGATGGGAAAGTATTTTATTTGACTAATGAAGCAACTGTAAAAAAACCATTTGTAAACACTCCACAACAAATACATTCAATTGATTTGAGTCCGTATTTAAAAGAATGA
- a CDS encoding glycosyltransferase family 2 protein, with protein sequence MQLSVIILNYNVRYFLELCVQSVQSATENIYAEIIVVDNNSSDDSCNMIKSRFPNVKLIRNNQNVGFPKGNNIGVAQAKGEYICILNPDTVVAEDTFEKVLNFAKKQNNLGIVGVKLIDGTGNFLPESKRGIPTPWVAFTKICSLYKIFPKSRFFNQYYAQHLSENETGEVEILVGAFMFLKNELYNEVGGFDENCFMYSDDIDLSYMVLQKGKTNYYYHDTTVIHYKGESTIKDGTYMKRFQEAMTFFYKKHFQVSVFFNVFMRIGIVFFSVIKRIQGRSKTKTTSRKYLLLSTSETVVKNIIGVVQKKVNFLEWKSEKEVNLSSNSIKKGTQIIMDNEFFSFKECIKIHERFKNKGITFRIIPKNADFIIGSDSSNDRGEVVIIGKNYI encoded by the coding sequence ATGCAATTATCCGTTATCATTCTCAATTATAATGTTCGCTATTTTTTAGAACTCTGTGTGCAAAGCGTACAAAGCGCTACAGAAAACATATATGCCGAAATCATTGTGGTAGACAACAATTCTTCTGACGATAGTTGCAACATGATAAAATCACGTTTTCCAAATGTGAAGCTCATTAGAAACAATCAAAACGTTGGCTTTCCAAAAGGCAATAATATAGGAGTAGCTCAGGCAAAAGGGGAATACATTTGTATTCTAAATCCAGATACTGTCGTTGCTGAAGATACGTTTGAAAAAGTATTGAATTTCGCCAAAAAGCAAAATAATCTTGGAATTGTAGGTGTAAAACTAATCGACGGAACGGGTAATTTTCTACCCGAAAGCAAAAGAGGGATTCCTACGCCGTGGGTTGCCTTTACTAAAATTTGCAGTTTGTATAAAATCTTTCCAAAATCTAGATTTTTTAATCAATATTATGCGCAGCATTTATCTGAAAATGAAACGGGTGAAGTAGAAATTTTGGTGGGGGCTTTTATGTTCCTGAAAAATGAGTTGTACAATGAGGTAGGCGGTTTTGATGAAAATTGTTTTATGTATTCAGACGATATTGATTTGTCGTATATGGTATTGCAAAAAGGAAAGACGAATTATTATTATCATGACACAACTGTAATACATTATAAAGGAGAAAGCACAATTAAGGATGGAACTTATATGAAACGATTTCAAGAAGCAATGACGTTTTTCTATAAAAAACATTTCCAAGTATCCGTTTTTTTTAATGTATTTATGAGGATAGGAATTGTGTTTTTTTCTGTAATAAAAAGAATTCAGGGTAGGTCTAAAACTAAAACAACTTCTAGAAAATATTTGTTATTATCGACTTCTGAAACGGTAGTGAAAAATATAATAGGTGTAGTTCAAAAAAAGGTAAATTTTCTCGAATGGAAATCAGAAAAAGAGGTAAATTTGTCATCAAATTCAATAAAAAAAGGGACGCAAATTATTATGGATAATGAGTTTTTTTCTTTTAAAGAATGCATTAAAATTCATGAAAGGTTTAAAAATAAAGGAATAACCTTTAGAATTATACCTAAAAATGCAGATTTTATCATTGGAAGTGATTCTTCTAATGATAGAGGAGAGGTTGTAATAATCGGTAAAAATTACATTTAG
- a CDS encoding dihydrolipoamide acetyltransferase family protein encodes MARFELKLPKMGESVAEATITNWLKEVGDKIEADEAVLEIATDKVDSEVPSEVSGVLVEKLFGKDDLVQVGQTIAIIETQGGSVEAPSLEITSAIVEEIQKTVEVAKESVATPISFSESDKFFSPLVKNIAKEEGISLGELVSIKGTGKEGRVTKEDILSYVKNRGSQPATVVETPVKAIETPKVSAVSTPSQKVSPISVSGGDEIVEMDRMTKLVAGYMVASVQTSAHVQSFVEVDVTNIVKWREKNKNIFEKREGEKLTYTPIFMEAVAKALKDFPDMNVSVDGDFIIKKKNINLGMAASLPNGNLIVPVIKNADQLNLVGMAKAVNDLGGRAKAGKLKPDDTQGGTYTVTNVGTFGSVFGTPILNQPQVGILALGAIRKMPAVIETPDGDFIGIRQKMFLSHSYDHRVVNGALGGNFVKRVADYLEAFDVNRDC; translated from the coding sequence ATGGCAAGATTTGAATTAAAGCTTCCTAAAATGGGAGAGAGCGTTGCAGAAGCAACCATCACAAATTGGTTAAAAGAAGTTGGCGACAAAATTGAAGCGGATGAAGCTGTTTTGGAAATTGCTACCGATAAAGTTGATTCCGAAGTCCCATCGGAGGTTTCGGGTGTTCTTGTCGAAAAATTGTTTGGTAAAGATGATTTGGTTCAAGTAGGACAGACCATTGCTATTATTGAAACTCAAGGAGGAAGTGTTGAAGCGCCAAGTCTTGAGATTACATCAGCCATTGTAGAAGAGATTCAAAAAACAGTTGAAGTAGCTAAAGAATCTGTTGCAACTCCAATTAGTTTTTCTGAAAGTGATAAATTCTTTTCTCCATTAGTAAAAAATATTGCAAAAGAAGAAGGGATTTCTTTGGGTGAATTGGTGAGTATAAAAGGTACAGGAAAAGAAGGACGTGTTACCAAAGAAGATATATTGAGTTACGTAAAAAATAGAGGATCTCAACCAGCAACTGTGGTGGAGACACCAGTCAAAGCGATTGAAACTCCAAAGGTTTCTGCTGTAAGTACTCCGTCACAAAAGGTTTCTCCTATTTCTGTAAGTGGAGGAGATGAAATCGTAGAAATGGACAGAATGACCAAGCTTGTTGCTGGATATATGGTGGCTTCTGTGCAAACTTCGGCGCACGTACAGTCGTTTGTTGAGGTAGATGTGACAAACATTGTAAAATGGAGAGAGAAAAATAAGAATATTTTTGAGAAACGTGAGGGAGAGAAATTGACTTACACTCCAATTTTTATGGAAGCAGTCGCCAAAGCATTAAAGGATTTTCCTGATATGAATGTCTCAGTCGATGGTGATTTTATTATAAAAAAGAAAAATATAAACCTTGGAATGGCAGCTTCATTGCCAAATGGAAATCTAATCGTTCCAGTTATAAAAAATGCAGACCAATTGAATTTGGTGGGAATGGCAAAAGCAGTGAATGACTTAGGTGGTCGTGCCAAAGCAGGAAAGCTAAAACCAGATGATACACAAGGAGGAACTTATACAGTTACCAATGTAGGTACTTTTGGAAGCGTTTTTGGAACGCCAATTTTGAACCAGCCGCAAGTTGGTATTTTGGCACTCGGTGCAATACGAAAAATGCCAGCGGTTATAGAAACTCCAGACGGTGATTTTATAGGGATTCGCCAAAAAATGTTCTTGTCTCACAGTTATGATCATCGTGTTGTAAATGGTGCGCTTGGTGGAAACTTTGTAAAACGCGTAGCCGATTATCTTGAAGCATTTGATGTAAATAGAGATTGCTAA
- a CDS encoding 3'-5' exonuclease → MELKLNKPICFFDLETTGIDIGKDRIVEISVFKVFPNGNKESKTWLVNPTIPIPPQSTAIHGISDEKVANEPTFNELAPQVYNMIKDSDLAGFNSDRFDIPLLAEELLRAGVDFDMKGRVSVDVQTIFHKMEERTLSAALKFYCGKGLENAHSAEADTMATYEILMAQLERYPELENDMKSLSEFTTRKKIADFAGMIAFDADNEEVFTFGKHKGVKVDKILESEPGYYSWIQNADFPLYTKKVLTAIKLRKLNTK, encoded by the coding sequence ATGGAACTAAAACTCAATAAGCCAATTTGTTTTTTCGATCTTGAAACTACAGGAATTGACATTGGAAAAGATAGAATTGTAGAAATATCAGTTTTTAAAGTTTTCCCAAACGGAAATAAAGAAAGTAAAACATGGTTGGTAAACCCAACAATTCCAATTCCGCCACAATCAACCGCCATTCATGGAATAAGTGATGAAAAAGTAGCTAATGAACCTACATTTAATGAACTTGCACCTCAAGTTTATAATATGATTAAGGATAGTGATTTGGCTGGATTCAATTCAGATCGTTTTGATATTCCATTGTTAGCAGAAGAATTATTGCGTGCAGGAGTAGATTTTGATATGAAAGGTAGGGTTTCTGTTGATGTGCAAACCATTTTTCATAAAATGGAAGAGCGTACCTTGAGTGCGGCTTTGAAATTTTACTGTGGCAAAGGACTTGAAAATGCTCATTCAGCTGAAGCAGATACGATGGCAACTTATGAAATCCTAATGGCGCAATTGGAGCGTTATCCTGAATTGGAAAACGATATGAAATCTTTGTCTGAGTTTACTACCAGAAAAAAAATCGCTGATTTTGCCGGAATGATAGCTTTTGATGCTGATAACGAGGAGGTTTTTACCTTTGGAAAACATAAAGGAGTCAAAGTAGATAAGATTTTAGAGTCGGAGCCAGGTTATTATAGTTGGATTCAAAATGCTGATTTTCCATTGTATACCAAAAAAGTTTTGACAGCTATTAAATTAAGAAAATTAAATACGAAATAA
- a CDS encoding fumarylacetoacetate hydrolase family protein yields MKIICIGRNYASHIEELKNERPTEPVVFMKPDSAILLKQHPFVIPEFSEDIHHEIELIVKISKVGKYIEPKFAHKYYEEVSVGIDFTARDLQAKLKEKGLPWEKAKAFDGSAVIGEFLPKSQFVSLENITFELTNNNSIVQKGNTNRMLWNVDELISYVSQFFTLKIGDIIFTGTPEGVAAVNPDDVLEGFLEGNKLFRIQVK; encoded by the coding sequence ATGAAAATAATCTGTATCGGCAGAAATTATGCCAGTCATATTGAAGAATTAAAAAATGAGCGTCCAACGGAGCCTGTTGTTTTTATGAAGCCGGATTCGGCAATTTTGTTAAAACAACATCCTTTTGTGATTCCAGAATTTTCCGAAGACATTCATCATGAAATTGAACTTATTGTAAAAATAAGTAAAGTCGGAAAATATATAGAACCTAAATTTGCCCATAAATACTATGAAGAAGTAAGTGTGGGGATCGATTTTACGGCAAGAGATCTACAAGCTAAATTAAAAGAAAAGGGACTTCCGTGGGAAAAAGCCAAAGCATTTGATGGCTCAGCGGTTATAGGAGAATTTTTGCCTAAAAGTCAGTTTGTTTCATTAGAAAATATTACATTTGAATTAACAAACAATAATAGTATCGTACAGAAAGGGAATACTAATAGAATGTTGTGGAATGTCGATGAGTTAATATCGTATGTTTCTCAATTTTTTACGTTAAAGATTGGAGATATTATTTTTACAGGGACTCCAGAGGGGGTTGCTGCTGTAAATCCTGATGATGTTTTAGAGGGATTTTTAGAAGGAAATAAACTATTTAGAATACAAGTAAAATAA
- a CDS encoding Hpt domain-containing protein has product MALKYNLAKVYALSDNDPEFVNEILNLFVTEVPEDLMQIGEGIKKKDHKHAYAFAHKLKPTLDLLGLNVAFEEILQIEAWTKTEGKKKEIIETYKSVKSQVKDAIKELRKDFDL; this is encoded by the coding sequence ATGGCTTTAAAATACAACTTAGCAAAAGTTTATGCACTTTCGGATAATGATCCAGAGTTCGTAAATGAAATTTTAAATTTATTTGTCACCGAAGTTCCTGAAGACTTGATGCAAATTGGAGAGGGGATCAAAAAGAAAGATCATAAACATGCCTATGCTTTTGCACATAAATTGAAGCCTACATTGGATTTACTTGGTTTGAATGTGGCATTCGAGGAAATTTTGCAAATTGAGGCTTGGACCAAAACAGAAGGCAAAAAGAAAGAAATAATTGAAACTTACAAGAGTGTAAAATCTCAGGTAAAGGATGCTATAAAAGAGTTGAGAAAAGATTTCGATCTTTAA
- a CDS encoding CinA family nicotinamide mononucleotide deamidase-related protein: MKAAIVTIGDEILIGQIVDTNSGFIAKALDKIGVEVYEMLSISDSQEHILDTFSKLQNTVDIVIITGGLGPTKDDVTKKTFCDYFEDELVIDESVLAHVTELIEGYFKRKITQINKDQALVPSKVTVLHNRYGTAPGLWMKKEKTVFVSLPGVPFEMKYLVENEIIPKLVNEYDRPYILHKTILTYGQGESLVAERIEKWEDSLPSFLKLAYLPSFGKLRLRLTARGTDKKMLEEAIADYVDSLDSIIHDIIVGFEEEDTIEVVLGKILSKQNVTLSTAESCTGGKIAEMIASVPGASSYFRGSVVAYATEVKIHVLGVSESLIQEHTVVSAEVAKAMALNVKALLKTDYAIATTGNAGPSKGEASANVGTVYIALATPNEVVVEMFDFGQPREKVIDRAAVKGLEMLLKEISKKEL; encoded by the coding sequence ATGAAAGCAGCAATAGTTACCATTGGCGATGAAATTTTAATTGGTCAAATTGTAGATACAAATTCGGGTTTTATAGCAAAAGCTTTGGATAAAATTGGCGTTGAGGTATATGAAATGCTGTCCATAAGTGATTCGCAAGAACACATATTGGATACATTTTCAAAACTTCAAAATACGGTAGATATTGTAATCATTACGGGAGGTCTAGGGCCAACAAAGGATGATGTAACCAAGAAAACGTTTTGTGATTATTTTGAAGACGAATTGGTGATTGATGAATCTGTTTTGGCTCATGTTACAGAATTGATTGAAGGGTATTTTAAAAGAAAAATAACTCAAATCAACAAAGATCAAGCATTAGTTCCCTCGAAAGTGACAGTCCTTCATAATCGATATGGAACTGCTCCTGGTTTATGGATGAAAAAAGAAAAAACTGTTTTTGTTTCTCTTCCAGGTGTCCCTTTTGAGATGAAATATTTGGTTGAAAACGAGATTATTCCAAAGTTAGTTAACGAATATGACCGCCCCTATATTCTGCACAAAACGATATTAACGTATGGGCAAGGCGAGAGTCTAGTAGCTGAGCGTATTGAAAAATGGGAGGATAGTTTGCCTTCTTTTTTAAAGCTGGCATATTTGCCGAGTTTTGGAAAATTACGGTTGCGCCTCACAGCGCGCGGAACAGATAAAAAAATGCTAGAAGAAGCAATAGCAGATTATGTAGATTCTTTAGATTCAATTATCCATGATATAATTGTCGGTTTTGAGGAAGAGGATACTATAGAAGTTGTTTTGGGAAAAATTTTGTCTAAGCAAAATGTAACATTATCAACTGCAGAGAGTTGTACTGGAGGGAAAATTGCGGAAATGATTGCATCAGTTCCAGGAGCTTCCAGTTATTTTAGAGGAAGTGTCGTGGCTTATGCAACAGAAGTGAAGATTCATGTACTTGGTGTTTCGGAAAGTTTGATACAGGAACACACAGTTGTTAGTGCCGAAGTCGCAAAAGCTATGGCTTTGAATGTAAAAGCATTACTCAAAACTGATTATGCAATTGCAACTACAGGTAATGCAGGACCGTCAAAAGGAGAGGCAAGTGCCAATGTTGGAACAGTATATATTGCATTAGCAACACCAAATGAAGTTGTTGTTGAAATGTTTGATTTTGGTCAACCCCGTGAAAAAGTGATAGATAGGGCGGCTGTTAAAGGACTTGAAATGTTACTGAAAGAAATTTCAAAAAAAGAGCTATAA
- the rpmB gene encoding 50S ribosomal protein L28 translates to MSRVCDLTGKRAMVGNNVSHAMNKTKRKFSVNLVKKRFYLPEEDRWITLRVAASTIKTINKNGIAAVLKKAQSEGFIK, encoded by the coding sequence ATGTCAAGAGTTTGTGACCTTACAGGTAAAAGAGCGATGGTAGGAAATAACGTTTCTCACGCTATGAACAAAACTAAGAGAAAATTTTCTGTAAACTTAGTTAAAAAGCGTTTTTATCTTCCAGAAGAAGATAGATGGATTACTCTTAGAGTAGCAGCATCTACGATAAAAACAATTAATAAAAATGGAATCGCTGCAGTTTTGAAAAAAGCGCAGTCAGAAGGATTTATTAAATAA
- the rpmG gene encoding 50S ribosomal protein L33 has product MAKKGNRIQVILECTEHKTSGVAGTSRYITTKNKKNTPDRLEIKKFNPILKRVTVHKEIK; this is encoded by the coding sequence ATGGCAAAGAAAGGGAATAGAATCCAGGTAATTTTAGAATGTACTGAACACAAAACTTCAGGTGTTGCAGGAACTTCTAGATACATAACAACAAAGAACAAAAAAAATACTCCAGACAGATTAGAGATTAAAAAATTTAATCCAATCTTGAAAAGAGTAACTGTTCACAAAGAAATTAAATAA
- a CDS encoding DUF4295 domain-containing protein → MAKKTVASLQTSSKRLSKAIKMVKSPVTGAYTFVESIMAPEEVDEFLKKK, encoded by the coding sequence ATGGCAAAGAAAACCGTAGCATCGTTACAAACATCTTCTAAGAGATTATCAAAAGCCATCAAAATGGTGAAATCTCCAGTAACTGGAGCATATACATTCGTTGAATCTATTATGGCTCCTGAAGAAGTTGATGAATTCTTGAAAAAGAAATAA
- the ftsY gene encoding signal recognition particle-docking protein FtsY — MSFFKKIFSSEKKQSLDKGLEKTKTTFFSKLSKAVAGKSKVDDDVLDNLEEILVSSDVGVNTTLKIITRIEKRVEADKYLGTDELNQILRDEIAGLLSETNSGEATEFVIPVNTKPYVLMVVGVNGVGKTTTIGKLAYQFKKAGFNVVLGAADTFRAAAIDQLQIWADRVGVPIVRQEMGSDPASVAFDTLQSAVAQNADIVIIDTAGRLHNKINLMNELSKVKRVMQKVVGDAPHDVMLVLDGSTGQNAFEQAKQFTAATEVSCLAVTKLDGTAKGGVVIGISDQFQIPVKYIGVGEGIEDLQVFNKYEFVDSFFK; from the coding sequence ATGAGCTTTTTTAAAAAAATATTCTCGTCAGAGAAAAAACAATCATTAGATAAAGGTCTAGAAAAAACAAAAACAACTTTTTTTTCCAAGTTATCCAAAGCGGTTGCAGGAAAATCAAAAGTGGATGATGATGTATTAGATAATTTAGAGGAAATTCTTGTTTCTTCGGATGTTGGGGTGAATACAACGCTTAAAATAATTACTCGAATAGAAAAAAGAGTAGAAGCGGATAAATATCTAGGAACTGATGAACTCAATCAAATATTGAGAGACGAAATTGCAGGGTTATTATCAGAAACCAATTCTGGTGAAGCCACTGAGTTTGTTATTCCTGTAAATACCAAACCTTATGTTTTGATGGTAGTGGGTGTGAATGGTGTGGGTAAAACAACAACCATTGGTAAACTAGCCTATCAATTCAAAAAAGCTGGCTTTAATGTAGTTCTTGGAGCTGCAGATACTTTTCGAGCTGCTGCGATTGATCAATTGCAAATTTGGGCAGATAGAGTAGGCGTGCCTATTGTTAGACAAGAAATGGGAAGCGATCCAGCTTCGGTAGCTTTTGATACATTGCAATCGGCGGTGGCTCAAAATGCCGATATTGTTATTATTGATACTGCAGGTCGTTTGCATAATAAAATTAACCTGATGAACGAACTTTCTAAAGTAAAACGGGTGATGCAAAAAGTGGTTGGCGATGCGCCTCACGATGTAATGCTTGTTTTGGATGGTTCTACAGGACAAAACGCATTTGAACAAGCCAAACAATTTACGGCAGCAACAGAAGTTTCTTGTTTAGCGGTTACCAAGTTAGACGGTACTGCCAAAGGTGGCGTTGTTATTGGTATTTCAGATCAATTTCAGATTCCAGTTAAGTATATTGGAGTGGGAGAAGGAATTGAAGATTTGCAGGTTTTTAATAAATACGAGTTTGTAGATAGTTTTTTTAAATAA
- a CDS encoding serine hydrolase domain-containing protein, which produces MSKSILLLVLAFCCINCSSDNTDPTPVPTPTETLYFPPLTGTTWETKTIESLGWKQTAIQPLLDYLELKHSKGFIILVNGRIVMENYFNGHDAATNWYWASAGKTLTATMTGIAQQENLININNKVSQYIGTGWTSIPLAKENLITCKHLLTMTSGLDDTTDDVTPAALTYTADAGTRWAYHNVYVKLQDVIAQASGQSWSTYFNTKLRDKIGMNGTWFTSGNNIVYSSTTRSMARFGLLMYNKGKWENDVILNESYFNEATNTSQNINLGYGYLWWINGKSSYHLPQSQITFQGSIIPSAPNDMFMALGKNDQKIYVVPSKKMVVIRMGDAADNVNLALSDFDDMLWTKISALYQ; this is translated from the coding sequence ATGTCAAAATCAATACTATTACTCGTTTTAGCTTTTTGTTGCATCAATTGCTCTTCTGATAATACCGACCCAACACCTGTTCCTACACCAACTGAAACATTATATTTTCCACCACTTACCGGCACTACTTGGGAAACTAAAACCATAGAAAGCCTTGGTTGGAAACAAACAGCTATTCAACCTCTCTTAGATTATTTAGAACTCAAACATTCCAAAGGGTTTATTATCCTTGTTAACGGCCGAATCGTTATGGAAAATTATTTCAATGGACACGACGCAGCCACCAATTGGTATTGGGCAAGTGCAGGTAAAACATTAACAGCAACAATGACAGGAATTGCACAACAAGAAAACCTCATCAACATCAACAACAAAGTATCACAATACATAGGAACAGGTTGGACAAGCATACCGCTTGCCAAAGAAAACCTAATCACCTGCAAACATTTACTCACTATGACTTCTGGATTAGATGACACCACCGATGATGTAACACCTGCAGCCCTCACCTACACAGCCGATGCAGGCACACGTTGGGCATACCACAACGTATATGTAAAACTGCAAGATGTAATCGCACAAGCCAGCGGGCAATCTTGGAGTACCTATTTCAATACCAAATTGAGAGACAAAATCGGCATGAATGGCACTTGGTTTACATCCGGCAACAATATTGTTTACAGCAGTACCACCAGAAGCATGGCTCGTTTTGGATTATTGATGTACAATAAAGGGAAATGGGAAAATGATGTAATTCTAAACGAATCCTATTTTAACGAAGCTACGAACACTTCACAAAACATCAATTTAGGCTACGGTTATTTGTGGTGGATAAACGGGAAATCAAGTTATCACTTACCACAATCACAAATAACTTTTCAAGGAAGTATTATCCCATCAGCTCCAAATGATATGTTCATGGCTTTGGGCAAAAACGACCAAAAAATCTACGTAGTTCCAAGTAAAAAAATGGTCGTTATCCGGATGGGAGACGCAGCAGACAATGTAAATCTAGCCTTATCTGATTTTGATGATATGCTTTGGACAAAAATAAGTGCTTTGTATCAGTAA
- a CDS encoding DUF721 domain-containing protein, translated as MAKRLNNQSSVGDILKQIIEVNKLQPGMDQIDVKDAWRNLMGNGVNSYTKNVVLKGATLYVELTSAVLREELSHGKSKIIKMINEELRRDVVRDVVLR; from the coding sequence ATGGCAAAGAGACTAAATAATCAAAGTTCGGTTGGGGATATTTTGAAACAAATTATTGAAGTGAACAAATTGCAACCTGGAATGGATCAAATTGACGTGAAGGATGCTTGGCGTAATTTGATGGGAAATGGGGTGAACAGTTATACCAAAAATGTGGTTTTGAAAGGTGCTACTCTCTATGTGGAGTTGACATCGGCAGTACTTCGCGAGGAATTAAGCCACGGAAAATCAAAGATTATAAAAATGATTAATGAGGAATTGAGACGAGATGTGGTGCGGGATGTGGTTCTAAGATAG
- a CDS encoding nucleoside-diphosphate kinase, whose product MATNRTFTMIKPDAVQNGHIGNILAMITNNGFKIISLKLTQLTVADAQAFYAVHAARPFYGELVEFMSRGPIVTAILEKENAVEDFRTLIGATNPAEAAEGTIRKAYATSIGENAVHGSDSDENAAIESAFHFAGREQF is encoded by the coding sequence ATGGCGACTAATAGAACTTTTACAATGATTAAACCTGATGCGGTTCAAAACGGACACATTGGTAACATCTTGGCAATGATTACAAACAATGGTTTCAAAATCATTTCTTTGAAATTAACACAATTAACAGTTGCAGATGCTCAAGCATTTTACGCTGTACACGCTGCAAGACCTTTCTACGGAGAATTGGTAGAATTCATGTCAAGAGGACCAATAGTTACTGCTATTTTAGAAAAAGAAAATGCAGTTGAAGATTTCAGAACTCTAATTGGTGCTACAAACCCAGCCGAAGCTGCTGAAGGAACTATCCGTAAAGCATACGCAACTTCTATCGGAGAAAATGCAGTTCACGGTTCTGATAGCGACGAAAATGCTGCTATCGAAAGTGCATTCCATTTTGCAGGAAGAGAGCAGTTCTAA